One part of the Thermoanaerobacterium sp. CMT5567-10 genome encodes these proteins:
- a CDS encoding MTH1187 family thiamine-binding protein → MSILEINIVPVGTGSASYSSFVQDAINLLNKRGLKYTVTPTSTVIEGNTPELMKVAEEIHNIPFQDGAMRVVTNIMIDERRDKPDNMEKRVNEVCQ, encoded by the coding sequence ATGTCGATACTTGAAATAAACATCGTCCCTGTAGGAACCGGCAGCGCTTCATATTCAAGCTTCGTTCAAGATGCCATAAATCTTTTAAACAAAAGAGGACTAAAGTACACCGTAACACCTACATCTACAGTTATTGAAGGAAACACGCCAGAGCTTATGAAAGTAGCCGAAGAAATACACAATATTCCTTTTCAAGACGGCGCAATGAGAGTCGTAACAAATATCATGATTGATGAAAGACGGGATAAACCAGATAATATGGAAAAGAGGGTTAATGAAGTTTGTCAATAG
- the pepV gene encoding dipeptidase PepV, whose product MILDQYVDILKDELVKSTQEIIKIKSTEGEPKPGMPYGEGPGKALEKALMIADSLGFKTKNVDGYVGYAEYGEGDEMVGVLGHLDVVPEGDGWDYPPYGAEIHDGKIYGRGATDDKGPIMASLYALKAIKDSGLKLSKRVRILFGTNEETGSREIEYYLKHDEAPTIGFTPDANYPVIYAEKGITMFEVVKDFDKKSDSIVIKYIKGGNRPNMVPDYCECGLIVKDEKRRESIPDEVKRFRDVTGFDLDCGIENDMLVIKSRGVSAHGSLPHLGRNAIMQLILFLNVIYQQEDDVKKFIDFFAKNVGLETNGKTFGINLKDDTGELSFNVGTINLNEEKGAIGLNIRYPVTFKYEDMMNPFNEKIGEYSMRVENMMHQPPLYFPKGHFLIRTLMKVYEDVTGRKDEPLSIGGGTYAKEMKNMVAFGPIFPGKPDLDHQANEYIEIDDLILNAKIYARAIYELAK is encoded by the coding sequence ATGATATTAGATCAGTATGTAGATATTTTAAAAGATGAGTTGGTGAAGTCTACACAGGAGATTATTAAAATAAAGAGCACTGAAGGAGAGCCGAAGCCTGGTATGCCGTATGGGGAAGGACCAGGAAAAGCCTTAGAGAAAGCTCTCATGATTGCCGATAGCCTTGGATTTAAGACGAAAAATGTCGATGGATATGTGGGCTATGCTGAGTACGGTGAAGGAGATGAAATGGTAGGAGTTCTTGGACATTTAGACGTTGTCCCGGAAGGTGATGGATGGGATTATCCTCCATATGGTGCTGAAATACACGATGGGAAAATATACGGCAGGGGAGCAACAGATGATAAGGGCCCAATTATGGCTTCTCTTTACGCTTTAAAGGCGATCAAAGATTCCGGTCTTAAATTAAGTAAGAGAGTAAGGATATTGTTTGGCACAAATGAAGAAACGGGTTCAAGAGAGATAGAATACTATCTAAAGCATGATGAAGCACCTACAATAGGTTTTACTCCAGATGCAAATTATCCAGTTATATACGCAGAAAAGGGTATAACTATGTTTGAGGTCGTAAAAGATTTTGATAAAAAATCAGATAGTATTGTTATAAAGTACATAAAAGGCGGTAACAGGCCAAACATGGTTCCTGACTATTGTGAATGTGGGCTAATTGTAAAAGACGAAAAGCGAAGAGAAAGTATTCCAGATGAAGTAAAAAGATTTAGAGATGTGACAGGCTTTGATTTAGATTGCGGTATTGAAAATGACATGCTTGTCATCAAATCTCGCGGAGTGTCTGCACATGGAAGTCTTCCCCATCTTGGCAGGAATGCCATAATGCAGCTTATATTGTTTTTAAATGTTATTTATCAGCAAGAGGATGATGTGAAGAAATTTATAGACTTTTTTGCGAAAAATGTAGGGCTCGAAACAAATGGCAAGACATTTGGAATAAATTTAAAAGATGACACAGGAGAGCTTTCATTTAATGTCGGCACAATTAATTTAAATGAGGAGAAAGGCGCCATCGGACTAAATATAAGGTATCCGGTTACATTTAAATACGAAGACATGATGAATCCATTTAATGAGAAAATAGGAGAATACAGCATGAGGGTTGAAAATATGATGCATCAGCCGCCACTTTATTTTCCAAAGGGCCATTTTCTCATAAGAACTCTTATGAAGGTTTATGAAGATGTGACAGGAAGAAAAGATGAGCCTCTTTCAATAGGCGGTGGGACATATGCAAAAGAAATGAAAAATATGGTGGCTTTTGGACCGATTTTTCCAGGGAAACCTGATCTTGATCATCAAGCAAATGAGTATATTGAAATAGATGACCTCATTTTAAATGCTAAAATTTATGCCCGTGCCATATATGAGCTAGCGAAATAG
- a CDS encoding IPT/TIG domain-containing protein — translation MRRYLSLLLIFVILVSFFPGNMSKAYASNAPNITSVKSLRYDGTMASPAKGPYNSSTDIEIDGSAFMTFDSSGNMTSQVDAAYIDSISDSTKLTILSVNESKIYAKVPTMDTTGLMLNKPYMIIVHRSDGQSAAIPNGFTYLDNPDIKSAALDNYKTVTRDSSGNVTGISQPQSFIRMEGSNLSDIALGNINGETSNVVSQSGSVLISDIPSSIRIDPGTTYNIYVTNIYGGQSKTYSTNLSAVNQDITSLSKYTAIVGDTITIYGHGFSTLGSGMRVYVGENLVNSSDVTVVSDTEMTVKVPAPKDTTLPYQNIDIVADDGSTVTLVNALKIIPTPSIITIDSITPNAGTVSGGTKVIIVGQNLRQDLVVKFGGVQGQNVQMVSLPGLTDNMDAIQVTTPPYSKSGPVNVDIVDPITGYTVTKENGYFYLAVEDSLVAIDMNPYSGYENGSTDVTIWGYNFQKKDDPSTYTANPDSTEITYVNSNYTYTDPVTGQNATGTRERKLYVTFGGNKARIESISVPSEGQEILKVSSPSITLNPPGQPMPVDVVVTVETTIMDSDGNVVMQYSEQSSPPKKYTYNPLPSNPEILSISPNSGSRAGGDTVTIQGFDIRPGVSIYFGGALATVKDLTIDSSNRSIVTVITPKSSVLGYVDVKVVNKDADQNRGFTTMTNGYYYYTAPTITSVFTNFGSKYGGNLITITGTDFYVGQTVQNGVYVPSYPTVTIGNINLEVISVQDNSGNIIDGKKLNIGTQIKAMVPVTSNPYPVGWQDITITNYDGQNGTEGGTVTLKNGFEIKDTQKTPTITSVNPNKGPTKGGTQITIIGSNFESGSIVTIDGVQANVTSVTSGNTVINAVTPAGTLGKKIVQVINPSDGGTASLTDGFEYLLVETKPKITSISPDYGGKGTLVYIFGSDFSRKIGDSDGAKVYIGNTVMDDVYVIDENTITAVVPDLQYAGLYDITVVNPDTATAKSPQKFHYLVPESNPVITAITPDKGTVNGGTAITITGSDFRRGAEVYIGGKLATNITVSSDGSTIQAMTPPGNPGKTYVTVINYDGGNYTYGLHDGEDGFTYVVPNSIPVITKIEPNTGSTYGGDTVTIIGQDFRLAKDQNGNILKDSDGNPIGPDVYFGNVKATKVIYVDYGTLKVVTPPNVPGPVRVSVVNYDTGIGYLDNGFTYIQSKPVINSIVPPKVNVNGTTHVIVLGSNFAVPIYEGGTLVRPGSKVYIDDVEVTNVTVVSSSEIKFVAPLSNDIGKKTLKIVNPDGGTAMSDIEYVSPVSNPVITSVDPSKGSIDGGTTVTITGSDFRSNVEVYFEGNKATIVSNTDTEIVVKTPSWDPSLLNVPIDVTVYNVDDGASAVLQGAFTYVKTGANPVITSITPNTGSTRGGDTVTIVGDNFKSGLVVYFGDAIAPSVTVNNYKTITVITPQHAAGKVDVRILNPDYADVVLSGGFTYIQTVPDNPSGFYADRIPGNDHTIYLHWSAVNGAKLYEIYGKKRSDDNYSFIASTDKLEYYVDGLSPDTIYDFKMRAINDKGNSQFTASDSACTDSSDNSEYDTGVPDEIGNTTTNISGNVVYITLGDDAASKSTYQIDLTDYKYKNTDTWILNVPKSFNGKNVKISLMTPSFSMDFTSQALNLTSDIDRITVKLLDGKSIDDLNKKLGKSGNIVSDVYQISYDEINGSSISPMSNFRQAVNIEMNYYSNRVGKNNTLSIKNFDGSSTYYQYVDSVLHYASAYVLYTGRYAVINSNL, via the coding sequence GTGAGAAGATATTTGTCACTGTTGTTGATATTTGTCATATTGGTTTCATTTTTCCCAGGAAATATGTCGAAAGCTTATGCGTCAAATGCCCCTAATATAACTTCTGTCAAGTCATTGCGTTATGACGGGACGATGGCATCGCCTGCAAAAGGGCCTTACAACTCTTCAACAGATATAGAGATTGACGGCAGTGCTTTTATGACATTTGACAGTTCAGGAAATATGACATCACAAGTAGATGCGGCCTACATTGATTCTATATCTGACAGCACGAAACTTACGATACTAAGCGTTAATGAAAGCAAAATATATGCAAAAGTTCCTACAATGGATACTACAGGGCTTATGCTAAACAAGCCATATATGATTATAGTACATAGAAGCGATGGACAAAGTGCTGCAATTCCAAATGGATTTACATATCTCGATAATCCTGATATAAAAAGTGCAGCTTTAGATAATTATAAGACTGTGACAAGGGACAGCAGTGGAAATGTGACAGGGATATCACAGCCTCAATCATTTATAAGAATGGAAGGCAGTAATTTAAGCGATATAGCTTTAGGCAATATAAACGGTGAGACATCAAATGTGGTGTCACAAAGCGGATCTGTCTTAATTTCAGACATACCTTCCAGCATAAGGATTGATCCTGGCACAACTTACAATATATACGTGACAAATATATACGGTGGTCAATCAAAAACTTACAGCACAAATCTATCAGCGGTTAATCAGGACATAACAAGTTTATCAAAATATACTGCGATAGTAGGTGATACGATAACAATATATGGTCATGGCTTTTCGACACTTGGAAGTGGCATGAGGGTTTACGTGGGAGAAAACCTTGTAAATAGCAGCGATGTTACAGTGGTAAGCGATACAGAGATGACTGTAAAAGTACCTGCACCAAAAGATACTACACTTCCATATCAAAATATAGATATAGTTGCAGATGATGGTTCAACTGTCACGCTGGTGAATGCGCTAAAAATCATACCGACACCCTCTATTATAACTATTGACAGCATAACACCTAATGCAGGCACAGTATCTGGCGGTACGAAAGTCATCATAGTCGGTCAAAATTTGAGGCAGGATCTTGTAGTGAAATTTGGTGGAGTTCAAGGGCAAAATGTTCAAATGGTTAGTTTGCCGGGACTTACAGACAATATGGATGCAATACAAGTTACAACACCACCTTATTCAAAATCAGGGCCTGTGAATGTAGATATAGTTGATCCAATTACAGGTTATACTGTAACAAAAGAAAACGGCTATTTCTATTTAGCTGTTGAAGACAGTCTAGTTGCTATAGATATGAATCCTTACAGCGGTTATGAAAATGGCAGTACAGATGTGACAATTTGGGGATACAATTTTCAAAAGAAGGATGATCCTTCTACTTATACTGCTAATCCCGATAGCACTGAAATAACTTATGTCAACAGCAATTATACATATACTGATCCTGTAACTGGGCAAAATGCCACAGGAACAAGAGAAAGAAAACTGTATGTAACTTTTGGAGGAAACAAAGCAAGGATTGAAAGTATTTCTGTGCCGTCGGAAGGTCAAGAAATTTTGAAGGTATCTTCTCCTAGTATTACTTTAAATCCACCAGGGCAGCCTATGCCTGTTGATGTTGTTGTAACAGTTGAAACAACAATTATGGATTCGGACGGAAATGTTGTTATGCAGTACTCTGAGCAAAGTTCACCACCAAAAAAATATACTTACAATCCGCTCCCTTCAAATCCGGAGATTTTAAGCATATCTCCCAACAGCGGAAGCAGGGCGGGCGGAGATACTGTCACAATACAGGGTTTTGACATAAGGCCTGGTGTCAGTATCTATTTTGGCGGCGCTTTAGCCACAGTAAAAGATCTGACTATTGATTCCAGCAACAGGTCGATAGTGACAGTAATAACTCCAAAAAGCAGCGTGCTGGGTTATGTTGATGTGAAAGTTGTCAACAAGGATGCGGATCAAAACCGTGGATTTACAACTATGACAAATGGGTACTACTACTATACAGCACCTACAATCACAAGTGTATTTACGAATTTTGGTTCAAAATATGGTGGGAATCTAATAACAATTACAGGAACGGATTTTTACGTAGGTCAGACGGTACAGAATGGAGTATATGTGCCTTCATACCCGACAGTTACAATAGGGAATATAAATCTTGAAGTTATAAGTGTACAGGATAATAGCGGAAATATTATAGACGGTAAAAAGTTAAATATTGGAACACAGATAAAGGCAATGGTTCCTGTAACCTCAAATCCTTATCCTGTAGGCTGGCAGGATATAACAATAACAAACTACGATGGTCAGAATGGCACAGAAGGCGGTACTGTTACACTTAAAAATGGATTTGAAATAAAAGATACACAGAAGACACCTACAATAACGTCTGTAAATCCAAATAAAGGTCCAACAAAAGGTGGCACACAGATAACTATAATAGGTAGTAACTTTGAAAGTGGAAGTATTGTAACGATTGATGGTGTGCAGGCTAATGTGACAAGCGTCACATCGGGAAATACTGTAATTAATGCAGTAACACCTGCCGGGACTTTAGGTAAAAAGATTGTGCAAGTGATAAATCCATCTGATGGTGGTACGGCATCCTTAACTGACGGTTTTGAGTACCTGCTTGTTGAGACGAAACCCAAAATCACCAGTATTTCGCCTGATTATGGCGGCAAAGGAACACTTGTTTACATATTTGGCAGTGATTTTTCAAGGAAGATTGGAGATAGCGATGGGGCTAAGGTTTATATAGGTAATACAGTCATGGATGATGTGTACGTAATTGATGAGAATACTATAACAGCAGTTGTACCCGATTTACAGTATGCTGGACTTTACGATATAACCGTAGTAAACCCTGATACAGCCACAGCAAAGTCTCCGCAGAAATTTCACTACCTTGTTCCTGAATCAAATCCTGTTATAACGGCCATAACACCTGATAAAGGGACTGTAAATGGCGGCACAGCAATAACTATAACTGGAAGCGATTTTAGAAGAGGAGCGGAAGTGTATATCGGTGGAAAACTTGCTACAAATATAACAGTAAGCTCCGATGGTAGTACCATACAGGCAATGACACCGCCAGGAAATCCAGGCAAGACATATGTTACTGTTATAAATTACGATGGTGGCAACTACACTTATGGTCTTCATGATGGGGAGGATGGCTTTACATATGTTGTGCCAAACAGCATACCTGTAATAACAAAAATAGAACCAAATACAGGTTCTACTTACGGTGGTGATACTGTTACAATAATAGGACAAGATTTCAGGCTTGCAAAGGATCAAAATGGAAATATCTTAAAAGACAGTGATGGAAATCCTATAGGACCTGATGTGTACTTTGGGAATGTGAAAGCCACAAAGGTAATATACGTAGATTATGGCACATTGAAGGTTGTGACGCCTCCTAATGTACCGGGGCCTGTAAGAGTTTCTGTTGTAAATTATGATACAGGCATAGGATATTTGGACAATGGGTTTACATATATTCAATCTAAACCTGTAATAAATAGCATTGTGCCACCAAAGGTAAATGTGAATGGTACTACACATGTCATCGTATTAGGTTCAAATTTTGCTGTGCCTATATACGAAGGTGGTACGCTGGTAAGGCCTGGTTCTAAAGTCTACATAGATGATGTGGAAGTGACAAATGTCACTGTTGTAAGCAGTAGTGAAATAAAGTTTGTAGCACCTTTAAGTAATGATATAGGCAAAAAGACTTTAAAGATAGTAAATCCTGATGGTGGTACTGCAATGTCGGATATTGAGTATGTATCACCTGTGTCAAACCCTGTCATTACAAGTGTTGATCCGTCGAAGGGAAGCATAGACGGAGGAACTACTGTTACAATCACTGGAAGTGATTTCAGAAGCAATGTAGAAGTTTATTTTGAAGGGAATAAAGCTACAATTGTATCAAATACAGACACAGAAATAGTAGTTAAAACACCGTCATGGGATCCGAGTTTACTAAATGTGCCCATAGACGTTACAGTTTACAATGTAGATGACGGAGCAAGTGCTGTATTGCAAGGTGCATTTACGTACGTGAAGACTGGGGCAAACCCTGTTATAACTTCTATAACTCCTAATACTGGTTCTACCAGAGGAGGAGATACTGTAACAATTGTGGGAGATAATTTTAAAAGTGGCCTCGTAGTTTATTTTGGAGATGCAATAGCGCCGTCTGTAACTGTTAATAATTATAAGACAATAACAGTTATTACCCCACAGCATGCTGCAGGGAAAGTAGACGTCAGAATTTTAAATCCTGACTATGCTGATGTGGTGCTGTCAGGTGGATTTACATATATTCAGACAGTCCCAGACAATCCATCTGGGTTTTATGCTGATAGAATTCCAGGAAATGATCATACAATATATTTACATTGGAGTGCCGTAAATGGTGCAAAGCTTTATGAAATATACGGTAAAAAACGTAGTGATGATAATTATTCTTTTATCGCATCAACAGATAAACTGGAGTACTATGTGGATGGGCTAAGTCCAGATACAATTTATGATTTTAAAATGAGAGCTATCAATGATAAAGGAAACAGCCAATTTACAGCCAGCGATAGTGCTTGTACGGATTCATCTGACAACTCTGAGTACGATACTGGTGTGCCAGATGAGATAGGCAATACAACTACGAATATATCAGGTAACGTAGTTTATATAACACTTGGAGATGATGCGGCAAGTAAAAGCACATACCAAATAGATTTGACAGATTACAAGTACAAAAATACAGATACTTGGATTTTAAATGTGCCAAAAAGTTTTAATGGTAAAAATGTCAAGATAAGCCTTATGACCCCCAGCTTCAGCATGGATTTTACATCACAGGCTCTTAATTTGACTTCTGATATTGATAGAATTACTGTTAAATTACTTGATGGTAAGTCAATAGATGATTTAAACAAAAAACTTGGAAAGTCCGGCAATATCGTTTCGGATGTATACCAGATAAGCTATGATGAAATAAATGGTAGCAGCATTAGTCCTATGAGTAACTTTAGGCAAGCTGTAAATATTGAGATGAATTACTACAGCAATAGAGTAGGAAAAAATAATACACTGTCTATTAAAAATTTTGACGGCAGCTCAACGTACTACCAGTATGTAGACTCTGTCCTGCACTATGCATCGGCATACGTATTATATACAGGTAGATATGCGGTTATAAATTCTAATTTATAA
- a CDS encoding DUF2922 domain-containing protein: MAVQLQMNFKNKLGSNFRINVDNALETLTDDQVKTAMDTIISKNIFDTNGGELVEAVSASLISTTEKEFTVK; this comes from the coding sequence GTGGCAGTTCAACTTCAGATGAATTTTAAAAATAAGCTTGGCAGCAATTTTAGAATCAATGTGGATAATGCCCTTGAAACATTGACAGATGATCAAGTAAAAACAGCGATGGATACTATAATCTCAAAAAACATATTTGACACAAACGGCGGTGAGCTGGTAGAAGCAGTTAGTGCCAGCCTTATATCCACAACAGAAAAAGAATTTACAGTCAAGTAA
- the murA gene encoding UDP-N-acetylglucosamine 1-carboxyvinyltransferase: protein MVYTKIIVENSPALRGTVKISGAKNSVLPIIAASLLSYGEVFIDDVPGLKDVNVMIELIKFLGANCTFKDGKLKINVNLKDVEAPYELVKRMRASFLVMGPILARLGHAKISLPGGCAIGTRPIDLHLKGFQTLGAQIDIGHGYVEARAKKLVGKKVYLDFPSVGATENIMMAAVFADGITTIENAAEEPEVVDLANFLNKMGANIKGAGTDTIRIEGVKELKGTEHTVIPDRIEAGTYMVAAAMTGGDVLIENVIVDHIKPIIAKLTECGIDVFEEGTGVRVKGKRNYKAVDVKTLPYPGFPTDMQAQMMAMMAGAKGTSVIIETVFENRFMHVDELKRMGADIKIEGRTAVVTGIDHLSGAEVKATDLRAGAALILAGLIADGKTIINDVHHIDRGYVNIEEKLKNLGAIIYRVD from the coding sequence GTGGTATACACGAAGATCATCGTTGAGAATAGTCCTGCTTTAAGAGGTACAGTAAAGATAAGTGGCGCGAAAAATTCTGTTTTGCCAATCATTGCAGCATCGCTATTGTCATATGGAGAGGTGTTTATAGACGATGTGCCAGGGCTTAAAGATGTAAATGTCATGATAGAACTTATAAAATTTCTTGGTGCCAATTGTACCTTTAAGGACGGAAAATTAAAGATAAATGTCAATTTAAAAGATGTGGAGGCACCTTACGAACTAGTAAAAAGGATGAGAGCATCTTTTCTTGTGATGGGTCCCATCCTAGCAAGACTAGGCCATGCAAAGATATCACTGCCTGGTGGATGTGCAATAGGAACAAGGCCGATTGATTTACACTTAAAAGGATTTCAAACTCTCGGGGCTCAAATAGATATAGGGCATGGATATGTAGAAGCAAGAGCCAAAAAGCTTGTAGGTAAAAAGGTGTATTTAGATTTTCCCAGCGTTGGTGCCACGGAAAATATCATGATGGCTGCTGTATTTGCTGACGGTATTACGACGATAGAAAATGCAGCAGAAGAGCCTGAAGTAGTAGACCTTGCCAATTTCTTAAATAAGATGGGAGCAAATATAAAAGGTGCTGGTACAGATACAATAAGGATTGAAGGTGTAAAAGAACTAAAAGGAACAGAACATACAGTTATACCTGACAGAATCGAAGCTGGCACGTATATGGTTGCAGCAGCCATGACAGGTGGTGATGTACTTATAGAAAATGTCATAGTAGATCATATAAAACCTATTATTGCTAAACTAACTGAATGCGGTATTGATGTATTTGAGGAAGGTACAGGTGTGAGAGTTAAAGGGAAGAGGAATTATAAGGCTGTTGATGTAAAGACGCTTCCATATCCAGGATTTCCAACAGATATGCAGGCGCAGATGATGGCAATGATGGCTGGGGCGAAAGGAACGAGTGTAATTATAGAGACGGTCTTTGAAAATAGATTTATGCATGTGGACGAATTAAAGAGGATGGGAGCAGATATAAAGATTGAAGGAAGAACTGCAGTAGTAACAGGAATCGATCATTTGTCAGGTGCGGAGGTTAAAGCTACAGATTTACGAGCTGGAGCTGCACTGATTTTGGCAGGACTCATAGCAGATGGAAAGACGATTATTAATGATGTGCATCATATAGATAGAGGTTATGTAAATATAGAGGAAAAGCTAAAAAATCTAGGTGCAATTATATATAGAGTTGATTAA
- a CDS encoding YvrJ family protein encodes MSEIFTGIANLGFPIVVSIYLLVRIEGKLDSLTNSINELTKAITKIE; translated from the coding sequence ATGAGTGAGATATTTACAGGCATCGCAAATCTGGGGTTTCCAATAGTAGTAAGCATTTACCTTTTGGTTAGAATTGAAGGCAAATTAGACAGTCTTACAAATTCCATAAATGAGCTGACAAAAGCTATAACAAAGATAGAATAA
- a CDS encoding DUF1659 domain-containing protein has product MAVISTPQGSRLSISYITGKDERGVDIVRSRTYNNIKSSALDQDVMDVAAILSGLQTYPVKSVTRINQVDLAQE; this is encoded by the coding sequence ATGGCTGTTATATCAACTCCGCAGGGCTCAAGGCTTTCAATATCATACATTACTGGGAAAGACGAAAGAGGTGTTGACATCGTAAGAAGCAGGACTTACAACAATATCAAAAGTTCAGCTTTAGATCAGGATGTTATGGACGTAGCTGCAATTTTAAGTGGACTTCAAACATATCCTGTAAAATCTGTGACACGCATAAATCAAGTTGATCTAGCACAGGAGTAA
- a CDS encoding YwmB family TATA-box binding protein, whose product MFNKLSLIIVTTLIVFVMLNSQMDAFSAKSNDIAVLENSFEKSGASYEYANINAWSKLNSKFTSISEMNMIVEKIIKSMGIDDKKIKVSKLNQANFRQCDAEYDEGNKKISIVVQSVKNDVADETYILIDEYLLKGNKDVIGENEKIIKAYSKLSLTPEIATCLVGAYKGLLNKDKISSILEEVMKDTNAVKVEGLNDENLVSVSAHTNKIKEYIEMGSEKINLNVALRYSSFDDKTYIWIATPIIAIEY is encoded by the coding sequence ATGTTTAATAAGTTATCATTGATTATTGTAACAACATTAATCGTGTTTGTTATGCTAAATTCTCAAATGGATGCTTTTTCAGCAAAAAGCAATGATATTGCTGTTTTGGAAAATAGCTTTGAAAAAAGTGGAGCATCTTATGAATATGCCAACATTAATGCATGGTCAAAGTTGAACTCAAAATTTACGTCTATAAGTGAAATGAATATGATTGTAGAAAAAATTATAAAATCAATGGGAATTGACGATAAAAAAATAAAAGTGTCAAAATTAAATCAAGCTAATTTTAGACAATGTGATGCAGAATATGATGAAGGCAATAAAAAAATATCAATTGTGGTACAAAGCGTCAAAAATGATGTAGCAGATGAAACATATATTTTGATAGATGAATATTTGTTGAAAGGCAATAAGGACGTGATTGGTGAAAACGAAAAAATTATAAAGGCGTATTCCAAATTAAGCCTTACGCCAGAAATTGCTACATGTCTTGTAGGTGCATACAAAGGACTGTTGAATAAGGATAAGATTAGTAGTATATTAGAAGAAGTGATGAAAGACACGAACGCTGTCAAAGTGGAAGGTTTAAACGATGAAAATTTAGTCAGTGTTTCTGCTCACACAAATAAAATTAAGGAATATATTGAGATGGGAAGTGAAAAAATAAATTTAAACGTAGCATTAAGATACAGTAGTTTTGATGACAAAACTTATATTTGGATTGCGACACCAATAATAGCAATAGAATATTAA
- a CDS encoding nucleoside phosphorylase, with protein MVYMAVSLYVEAKPIIEYYDLKKDMDDRFYQIFKSDNMTLIITGVGKIACAAATSHILSKNLLFDEDIVINIGICGAKDDVQIGTPYLINKIKDASTGKDYYTDVLLKHEFYENSIETFDRPVEDESELEEALCDMESSGFYISASKYVEQHKIFLIKIVSDRIGVDIVDKNMVSSFIEKNLDKIDVFIKRAQGFMKNENEIFRKDELGLIDEISYNLKLTKSQREMLYKACLHYKVRTGKDILFLKDSVVGTVNNKKERGKYFEQIIAYLH; from the coding sequence ATGGTTTACATGGCTGTATCTTTGTATGTTGAGGCAAAGCCTATTATAGAATATTATGACTTAAAAAAAGACATGGATGATAGATTTTATCAAATTTTTAAAAGCGATAATATGACATTAATAATAACCGGTGTTGGCAAAATCGCCTGTGCTGCAGCTACGTCTCATATTTTATCCAAAAATCTTCTTTTTGATGAGGATATTGTAATAAACATAGGTATATGTGGTGCAAAAGATGATGTACAAATTGGTACTCCATATCTTATAAATAAGATAAAGGATGCTTCTACAGGGAAAGATTACTATACAGATGTACTGCTGAAACATGAATTTTATGAGAATTCTATTGAAACTTTTGATAGACCAGTAGAAGATGAGAGTGAGTTAGAAGAAGCTTTGTGTGATATGGAATCCAGCGGTTTTTACATTTCAGCATCGAAGTACGTAGAACAGCACAAGATATTTTTGATTAAAATAGTTTCTGACAGGATAGGTGTTGATATTGTTGATAAAAATATGGTTTCATCCTTTATTGAGAAAAATTTAGATAAAATCGATGTGTTCATAAAAAGGGCTCAAGGCTTTATGAAAAACGAAAATGAGATATTTAGAAAAGATGAATTGGGCTTGATAGACGAAATATCTTATAATTTGAAGCTTACAAAAAGCCAGAGAGAAATGCTGTATAAAGCCTGCCTTCATTATAAAGTTAGGACTGGCAAAGATATTTTATTTTTAAAGGATAGTGTTGTGGGTACTGTTAATAATAAAAAAGAGAGAGGAAAGTACTTTGAACAAATTATTGCATATTTACATTAA